One genomic window of Paenibacillus xylanilyticus includes the following:
- a CDS encoding alpha/beta-type small acid-soluble spore protein has protein sequence MAQGSRSNNLVVPQATAALQQLKMEAAQELGVTIPQDGYYGNYTSRETGSLGGYITKRLVQIAEQQLSGSGK, from the coding sequence ATGGCTCAAGGATCTCGTTCTAACAACTTGGTGGTACCTCAAGCAACTGCAGCACTGCAACAATTGAAAATGGAAGCTGCACAGGAACTGGGTGTAACAATCCCGCAAGACGGTTACTACGGTAACTACACTTCCCGTGAGACAGGATCTCTTGGTGGTTACATCACCAAACGTCTGGTACAAATCGCTGAGCAACAATTGTCTGGGTCTGGCAAATAA
- a CDS encoding M3 family oligoendopeptidase yields MKTPLKPVWDLESIFSGGSSSESFAAYLVELEQDVRKLQTLLIETAAPKTLEETHAFDAILELLQSCYIRISEGSAFVSCLSSQNQQDKKATQLQGSVSTLGAMLNSSKSRFDNLLSQTADDVWEKWIAREDIKPLAFVLNESRTQAREKLSPELEGFALDLGVDGYHGWGKFYNTIVSKVNIPFEQNGETIMLSAGQAANKLSDSNRNVRETVFASWEKAWTDVEDFCADTLNHLAGFRLKLYENRGWDDILKEPLAINRMSRQTLDTMWDVINGAKPALVKYLERKAQLLGVDKLSWSDIDAPVGKSGGKVTYDEAAINIAEQFAKFSPKLSKFAEMAFENRWIEAEDRPGKRPGGFCTSLPLSKATRIFMTFSGTPSNVSTLAHELGHGYHQHIMEELPALNQRYAMNVAETASTFAELIVADALVQSATDEQEKLALLEDKIQRSVAFFMNIHARFLFENRFYEQRKKGLVNADELSKLMVEAQQEAFCGVLASNHPHFWASKLHFYLTGVPFYNFPYTFGYMFSAGIYARAQQEGTAFADKYDDLLRDTGRMTVEELAQKHLGTDLTQPDFWQNAANLVIADIEQFLEMTATAK; encoded by the coding sequence ATGAAAACACCATTAAAACCTGTATGGGATCTGGAGTCCATTTTTAGTGGAGGTTCTTCCTCCGAATCGTTCGCTGCGTACCTGGTAGAGCTGGAACAGGATGTACGCAAACTTCAAACCCTGTTGATTGAAACCGCTGCACCAAAGACACTTGAAGAAACTCATGCATTCGACGCCATTCTGGAATTGCTGCAGAGCTGTTACATTCGTATTTCGGAAGGCTCTGCATTTGTATCTTGCCTTTCATCGCAAAATCAGCAGGATAAAAAGGCTACGCAGCTGCAAGGCTCTGTTAGTACGCTCGGGGCCATGCTGAACAGCAGCAAGTCCCGTTTTGACAACCTCCTTAGTCAGACAGCAGATGACGTATGGGAGAAGTGGATTGCTCGCGAAGATATCAAGCCTCTGGCATTTGTACTGAATGAGAGCCGGACACAGGCTCGTGAGAAGCTGTCTCCTGAACTTGAAGGATTTGCGCTGGATCTGGGCGTGGATGGTTATCATGGTTGGGGCAAGTTCTATAATACGATCGTAAGTAAAGTGAACATTCCGTTTGAACAAAACGGTGAAACGATCATGCTCTCCGCCGGACAGGCTGCCAACAAGCTGAGTGATAGTAATCGCAATGTGCGTGAAACGGTATTTGCGAGCTGGGAGAAGGCTTGGACGGATGTGGAGGACTTCTGTGCCGATACATTAAACCATCTAGCCGGATTCCGTCTGAAGTTATATGAGAACCGCGGCTGGGACGATATTCTCAAAGAACCATTAGCCATCAACCGGATGTCTCGCCAAACGCTCGATACGATGTGGGACGTTATCAACGGAGCCAAACCGGCACTCGTGAAGTATCTGGAACGTAAGGCGCAGCTGCTGGGTGTGGATAAACTCAGCTGGAGCGATATTGATGCACCTGTAGGCAAGTCGGGTGGCAAAGTGACTTATGATGAGGCGGCAATCAATATCGCTGAACAATTCGCCAAATTCAGCCCTAAGCTCTCGAAATTTGCTGAGATGGCATTTGAGAATCGCTGGATTGAAGCGGAAGATCGCCCAGGCAAACGTCCAGGCGGATTCTGTACTTCTTTGCCGCTAAGCAAGGCTACCCGCATATTCATGACGTTCTCCGGAACGCCTTCCAACGTTTCTACACTTGCGCATGAACTAGGTCATGGCTACCATCAGCATATTATGGAAGAGCTGCCTGCACTGAATCAACGTTATGCCATGAATGTGGCAGAGACTGCATCCACTTTTGCCGAACTAATTGTTGCTGATGCACTTGTACAGTCTGCAACGGATGAACAGGAGAAGCTTGCTCTGCTGGAAGATAAGATTCAGCGCAGCGTTGCCTTCTTCATGAATATTCATGCCCGTTTCCTGTTTGAGAATCGCTTCTATGAACAGCGCAAAAAAGGCTTGGTTAACGCAGATGAGTTATCCAAGTTGATGGTGGAGGCTCAGCAGGAAGCCTTCTGTGGTGTTCTTGCATCGAATCATCCTCACTTCTGGGCATCGAAGCTGCATTTCTATCTGACAGGTGTACCGTTCTACAATTTCCCTTACACCTTTGGCTATATGTTCAGTGCGGGCATCTACGCCAGAGCACAGCAGGAAGGTACGGCCTTTGCAGACAAATATGATGATTTGCTGCGGGATACCGGGCGAATGACGGTGGAAGAACTTGCACAGAAACATCTGGGTACAGATCTGACACAGCCTGACTTCTGGCAAAATGCTGCGAATCTGGTGATTGCCGATATTGAGCAATTTCTTGAAATGACGGCAACCGCGAAGTGA
- a CDS encoding YycC family protein — translation MKPLQISADTAVKLAESLGVPLEHLMHMPQHILLQKIAELAKEEASKPAPSEGEQE, via the coding sequence ATGAAACCTTTACAAATATCGGCTGACACAGCCGTCAAATTAGCAGAATCCCTTGGCGTACCGCTTGAGCACCTGATGCACATGCCCCAGCACATCCTGTTGCAGAAGATTGCCGAATTGGCCAAAGAAGAAGCATCGAAACCAGCCCCTTCGGAAGGCGAGCAGGAATGA
- a CDS encoding globin — MNPNLSIYENLGGEQGVRALVEAFYPIVQQNEQLAPLFPEDIQPVMDKQYMFLSQFFGGPALFSEAYGHPMMRARHMHFEVTVERAHAWLACMDQALTQIGVEEPLHSFILQRLSGPAHHFVNTP; from the coding sequence ATGAATCCCAATCTGAGTATTTATGAAAATCTGGGCGGAGAACAGGGTGTTCGGGCATTAGTTGAAGCCTTTTACCCTATAGTCCAGCAAAACGAACAACTGGCTCCTCTATTTCCGGAAGATATACAGCCGGTTATGGACAAGCAATACATGTTTTTGTCGCAGTTTTTCGGTGGACCTGCGTTGTTCTCTGAAGCGTATGGCCATCCGATGATGCGTGCCCGCCATATGCATTTTGAGGTGACCGTTGAACGGGCACACGCCTGGCTGGCATGCATGGACCAAGCGTTGACACAGATCGGTGTGGAAGAGCCGCTGCATTCTTTTATTCTGCAGCGTTTGTCGGGGCCGGCACATCATTTTGTGAACACGCCGTAA
- the cyoE gene encoding heme o synthase encodes MDNQLGYQASSDSATLTSPPTKSGSWKDFIHITKPGILRTNLIAVFGGFWLASQWDINLVKMLLTLLGTALVMASSCVFNNYFDRELDLKMERTRNRSLPTGRLTPKVVLSYAIILGVLGLTVLFSFSGILAGLCGIFGMFVYVVIYTLWLKRSSTWSTSIGGLSGAMPPVIGYVAVTGRLDLGAWLLLAMLFLWQPPHFWALAIRRVEDYRAGGFPLLPVVKGIERTKIQMIPYLVLQIFVPILMYAYGYAGIFYLTVSLVLSVLWLYYALKGFRAQDTDVWAKKVFIYSINYLSLSFVLMILDTVHK; translated from the coding sequence GTGGACAATCAGTTGGGATACCAGGCTTCTTCCGATTCTGCAACATTGACCTCGCCTCCGACCAAGTCGGGATCGTGGAAAGACTTTATTCATATCACCAAACCGGGAATACTTCGAACCAATCTTATTGCCGTTTTTGGAGGGTTTTGGCTGGCATCCCAGTGGGATATCAACTTGGTAAAGATGCTGCTGACCTTACTTGGGACTGCGCTAGTTATGGCTTCTTCCTGCGTATTTAACAATTATTTTGATCGTGAACTTGATTTGAAAATGGAACGTACCCGCAACCGCTCCTTACCGACAGGAAGGTTAACACCGAAGGTGGTTTTGTCGTATGCGATTATTTTAGGCGTGCTAGGCTTAACTGTTCTTTTTTCTTTTTCGGGTATACTTGCCGGATTATGCGGCATTTTTGGCATGTTTGTCTATGTTGTTATTTACACGCTTTGGTTAAAACGATCCTCAACATGGAGCACATCCATCGGTGGTTTGTCAGGTGCCATGCCGCCAGTTATCGGCTATGTCGCTGTAACGGGACGTTTGGACCTGGGTGCATGGCTGCTTCTTGCCATGTTGTTCCTGTGGCAGCCTCCGCATTTCTGGGCGCTCGCCATCCGTCGGGTAGAGGATTATCGGGCCGGTGGATTTCCGCTGCTGCCCGTAGTGAAGGGCATTGAACGGACCAAGATTCAAATGATTCCTTATCTGGTGCTGCAGATTTTTGTTCCCATTCTAATGTATGCATACGGGTATGCCGGTATTTTTTATCTGACGGTGTCACTGGTGCTGTCGGTACTGTGGCTATATTATGCCCTCAAAGGATTTCGTGCACAGGATACGGACGTCTGGGCCAAAAAGGTATTTATTTATTCCATTAATTATCTGTCTCTAAGCTTCGTACTGATGATTCTGGATACGGTTCATAAATAA
- a CDS encoding NAD kinase, whose protein sequence is MRYYVQDRGDQLSIDLSQQFHALAKEEGFKLDAESPEIVISIGGDGTMLQAFHNFIDRIPDIAFVGVHTGHLGFYADWKKDELQELVRLMSGKGDPERLKPRIVEYPLLELEIRKKSGNTSYIALNEFTLKGVDGTVVAQVDINDVTFEMFRGDGICVSTPSGSTAYNKALGGAMVHPTIEAIQIAEIASINNRVYRTLGSPVILPKHHHCDIFSRKDQRLLLTIDHVNVMVEDLISVRCQVASHKVSFARYRPYPFWNRVRTAFLD, encoded by the coding sequence TTGAGATACTATGTTCAAGACCGCGGAGACCAGTTATCGATTGATCTGAGTCAGCAGTTTCATGCGCTGGCAAAAGAAGAAGGGTTCAAGCTGGATGCAGAATCGCCGGAGATTGTTATCTCCATCGGAGGCGATGGTACAATGCTGCAGGCATTTCACAATTTCATCGACCGGATCCCGGACATTGCTTTTGTTGGGGTTCATACAGGCCATCTCGGTTTTTATGCCGACTGGAAGAAGGACGAATTACAGGAATTGGTACGATTGATGAGCGGAAAAGGGGATCCTGAACGACTCAAACCCCGAATTGTAGAATACCCGCTGCTGGAGCTTGAGATTCGTAAAAAATCGGGTAACACCTCCTATATTGCCTTGAATGAATTTACGTTAAAAGGTGTGGATGGTACGGTCGTAGCCCAAGTCGACATTAATGACGTGACCTTCGAGATGTTCCGGGGTGACGGGATCTGCGTATCCACGCCTTCAGGCAGTACAGCATATAATAAGGCCCTGGGTGGTGCCATGGTGCATCCGACCATTGAGGCAATTCAGATTGCTGAAATTGCTTCAATCAATAACCGTGTCTATCGGACGCTGGGTTCACCGGTTATTTTGCCCAAGCACCATCACTGTGACATCTTCTCACGTAAGGACCAAAGGCTGCTGCTGACCATCGATCATGTCAATGTCATGGTGGAGGATCTGATCTCCGTACGTTGTCAGGTTGCAAGTCACAAGGTAAGCTTTGCCCGTTATCGCCCCTATCCGTTTTGGAACCGGGTTCGCACGGCCTTTTTGGACTAG
- a CDS encoding DUF2225 domain-containing protein: MELEPLYKVKVTCHYCETEFETSRVRPSLKRPYRTDSDFCAYYKLENPDFYVVRICPECGFASTENSTDKLTDKQRLAFKEQIGNRWEKRDYSGARTLDQALATYKLGLFCAQVIQEKDRIVAGLLHHIAWLYRYREDHEQERRFLEFSLEAYVRVFEREGAGSNEARLLYLLGELNRRAGHFHEAVKWFGRVIHDKRITDAAMIRASREQWALLRKQMISGKMELPEEMIEADKEAAKRSPI; the protein is encoded by the coding sequence GTGGAATTAGAGCCTCTATATAAGGTGAAGGTCACATGTCATTATTGTGAAACCGAGTTTGAAACCTCCAGAGTCAGACCGAGCTTGAAGCGGCCCTATCGGACAGATTCCGATTTTTGTGCCTACTATAAGCTGGAGAATCCGGATTTCTATGTTGTGCGGATCTGCCCCGAATGCGGGTTTGCATCGACAGAGAACTCGACAGATAAACTGACGGACAAGCAGCGGCTTGCATTCAAGGAACAGATCGGTAATCGTTGGGAAAAACGGGATTACAGCGGTGCACGGACGCTGGACCAGGCACTGGCCACATACAAGCTCGGTCTATTCTGTGCTCAGGTGATCCAGGAGAAGGATCGCATTGTAGCAGGACTGCTGCACCATATCGCCTGGTTGTATCGTTACCGGGAAGATCATGAGCAGGAACGGCGCTTTCTGGAGTTTAGTCTGGAAGCTTATGTTAGAGTGTTCGAGCGGGAAGGTGCGGGCAGTAATGAAGCGAGGCTGCTGTACCTGCTGGGTGAGCTGAATCGCAGAGCAGGCCACTTCCACGAGGCCGTCAAATGGTTCGGGCGTGTCATTCACGATAAACGGATCACGGATGCGGCCATGATTCGGGCATCCAGAGAGCAGTGGGCCCTGCTGAGGAAACAGATGATATCGGGCAAGATGGAACTGCCTGAAGAAATGATTGAAGCAGACAAAGAGGCTGCTAAGCGCAGCCCCATCTAA
- a CDS encoding metal-dependent hydrolase, with protein MDTSTHFVMGIGLAGLAYVDPVVASSPMLAAAVMVGTIAGSQAPDIDTALRLKSNSLYIRNHRGMSHSPPFLLLWVLLITGVIALIFPDVPIGHVAAWTAVAVGVHVFTDLFNTYGTQAVRPFSERWIAWNIIHIFDPFLFASHVVAILLWAFDLIAPAPLFVTLYIVIALYYVWRIIAHAQAVAKVKGLDNNKPALRYIVIPTISWNRWHVVKHFADNSYEIGKMDGAELTWHLHASSSTHAAVAASRKSPEVNAFLYFTSYAVAEVEELPAGYKVRWADVRYRHRKQYPFVAVVVMDRNFETIDTYVGWLSDEKMDKKLLSARS; from the coding sequence ATGGATACTTCTACACATTTTGTCATGGGTATTGGTTTGGCAGGTCTGGCTTATGTCGATCCTGTCGTGGCTTCCAGTCCCATGCTCGCGGCTGCGGTGATGGTGGGTACCATTGCTGGCTCCCAGGCCCCTGACATTGATACGGCGCTGCGTCTCAAAAGCAACTCATTGTACATTCGAAATCATCGGGGTATGTCCCACTCGCCGCCCTTTCTTCTATTATGGGTTCTGCTCATCACGGGCGTCATTGCACTGATTTTCCCGGATGTTCCCATTGGACACGTCGCTGCCTGGACAGCTGTCGCCGTGGGCGTTCACGTTTTTACCGATCTGTTCAACACCTATGGAACCCAGGCAGTAAGGCCATTCTCGGAACGATGGATTGCCTGGAATATCATTCATATTTTCGATCCGTTTCTGTTCGCTTCGCACGTGGTGGCAATCCTGCTGTGGGCCTTTGATCTGATCGCCCCTGCCCCGTTGTTTGTCACACTGTATATCGTTATAGCCCTCTATTATGTATGGCGAATCATTGCCCATGCCCAAGCTGTAGCCAAAGTGAAAGGGCTGGATAACAACAAACCGGCGCTTCGCTATATCGTCATTCCAACGATATCCTGGAACCGCTGGCATGTGGTGAAGCATTTTGCGGATAACAGTTACGAAATCGGAAAAATGGATGGAGCAGAGCTGACCTGGCATCTGCATGCCTCGTCTTCCACTCATGCGGCTGTCGCCGCCTCACGGAAATCACCAGAGGTAAATGCTTTTCTCTACTTCACCTCCTATGCGGTTGCCGAGGTAGAGGAGCTGCCTGCAGGATACAAGGTCCGCTGGGCGGATGTGCGGTATCGACACCGCAAGCAGTATCCGTTTGTCGCCGTGGTCGTGATGGACCGTAATTTTGAAACGATTGATACGTATGTCGGCTGGTTAAGCGATGAGAAAATGGATAAAAAACTTTTATCCGCCCGGTCTTGA
- a CDS encoding YutD family protein: MEEEKNTEKVQDTVQDQPQDKPEEKVQEKIIVQVNGKNYEIVQNHKEGWNPEVFRDRYSEVLERYDYIIGDWGYSQLRLKGFYRDNHPKATKDSTISSMVDYINEYCNFGCAYFVLQKSKEQPQAKAKSGS; the protein is encoded by the coding sequence TTGGAAGAAGAAAAAAACACTGAGAAGGTTCAGGACACGGTCCAGGATCAGCCTCAGGATAAACCGGAAGAGAAAGTACAGGAAAAGATCATCGTTCAGGTGAACGGTAAAAATTATGAAATTGTGCAGAACCATAAAGAGGGCTGGAACCCGGAAGTTTTCCGCGACCGGTACAGTGAAGTTCTGGAGCGTTACGATTACATTATCGGGGACTGGGGCTACAGTCAGCTGCGGCTCAAAGGCTTTTATCGTGATAATCATCCCAAAGCCACGAAAGATTCCACCATCTCAAGCATGGTGGATTATATCAATGAATATTGTAACTTTGGCTGTGCTTACTTTGTTCTTCAGAAGAGCAAAGAACAGCCCCAAGCCAAAGCAAAAAGCGGCTCCTGA
- the ylbJ gene encoding sporulation integral membrane protein YlbJ has translation MAASYKLTHVLITLALLVLCFLMVLFPAETWHASVRGLSIWWDVLFPSLFPFLVLSELLLGFGIVHFLGTLLNPLMRPLFRVPGSGGFVFAVSCASGYPTGAKLTAQLWDQKLVTREEGERLVAFTTSSDPIFMIGAVSVGFFHNVAVAPVLVASHYAAAFIVGLLMRFHGRAASSSSPSPTPSSSTMKPKGGRFIQAIHAMHEARMADGRAFGELLRQAVSSSLRLIIIVGGLVVFFSVMMELLVQTGSLGVLYQMTERLLTFMNLPPALSQGLVGGLFEVTLGAKEAGGAGTAVPLVYKAAAAAFVLSWGGLSVHAQIMSILSNTPMRYGPFLFARAIHALIAPVLVLLLWVPLMGQSAWPAISETSSSPVATAIYSPDAGQIIWFGFMILGGVLILLLFFSLLRALLFPGRFQK, from the coding sequence ATGGCAGCTTCATACAAACTTACCCATGTTCTGATTACACTCGCTCTCCTCGTTCTCTGTTTTCTAATGGTCCTGTTCCCTGCAGAGACCTGGCATGCAAGTGTGAGAGGGCTCTCCATCTGGTGGGATGTGTTATTCCCCTCGCTTTTTCCCTTTCTAGTTCTTTCTGAGCTGCTGCTCGGTTTCGGCATCGTCCATTTTCTCGGGACCCTGTTAAATCCACTCATGCGCCCCCTGTTTCGTGTTCCAGGAAGCGGAGGTTTTGTATTTGCGGTCAGCTGCGCTTCCGGCTATCCGACAGGAGCGAAATTAACCGCTCAATTATGGGATCAAAAGCTGGTCACGCGGGAAGAGGGTGAGCGGCTCGTGGCGTTCACTACTTCATCCGATCCCATCTTCATGATCGGTGCGGTATCCGTTGGTTTTTTTCACAATGTAGCCGTTGCTCCGGTTCTGGTCGCTTCTCACTATGCCGCTGCGTTCATTGTTGGTCTGCTCATGCGATTCCATGGAAGGGCAGCTAGCTCATCTTCTCCATCCCCTACGCCTTCAAGCTCAACCATGAAGCCAAAGGGAGGCAGATTCATACAGGCTATCCATGCCATGCATGAGGCACGAATGGCAGATGGGCGTGCATTTGGAGAACTATTGCGCCAGGCTGTCTCCTCATCCCTTCGCCTTATTATTATCGTAGGTGGGCTTGTTGTATTCTTCTCTGTCATGATGGAGTTACTTGTACAGACCGGATCACTTGGCGTGCTATATCAAATGACAGAGCGGCTGCTGACCTTCATGAACCTGCCGCCTGCCTTATCACAGGGTCTTGTAGGTGGTTTGTTTGAAGTGACTCTTGGAGCCAAGGAAGCTGGAGGAGCAGGTACAGCCGTCCCTCTTGTTTATAAGGCAGCAGCTGCTGCATTTGTGTTGTCCTGGGGAGGATTGTCGGTACATGCCCAGATCATGAGCATACTCAGCAACACACCGATGCGATATGGGCCGTTTCTGTTTGCGAGAGCCATACATGCTCTAATCGCACCTGTACTTGTTTTATTACTTTGGGTGCCTTTAATGGGGCAGTCCGCATGGCCCGCCATAAGTGAGACCAGCTCTTCACCTGTAGCTACAGCTATATACTCACCAGATGCGGGACAAATTATATGGTTCGGATTCATGATCCTTGGCGGCGTGCTGATTTTGCTGCTGTTCTTTTCTCTGCTTCGTGCCCTGCTTTTCCCGGGACGGTTCCAAAAATAA
- a CDS encoding alpha/beta-type small acid-soluble spore protein — MYGGQNRGSGSRSNNLVVPQANAALQQLKVEAAQELGVTIPQDGYYGNYTSRETGSLGGYITKRLVQIAEQQLSGRS, encoded by the coding sequence ATGTACGGAGGTCAAAACAGAGGTAGCGGAAGCCGTTCCAACAATCTGGTTGTTCCTCAAGCAAACGCAGCGTTGCAACAATTAAAAGTGGAAGCTGCGCAAGAGCTGGGTGTAACAATTCCACAAGACGGTTACTACGGTAACTACACTTCCCGTGAGACAGGTTCTCTGGGTGGATACATTACTAAACGTCTGGTACAAATCGCTGAGCAACAATTGTCTGGTCGTTCTTAA
- a CDS encoding O-methyltransferase: MVNIDQLSLARQLDLVFKELDKELSGLDSGVVFVQIRNNVIGKFGIRHNPISGRNGQMETEDQGLTGSQRSSFRAMALETLKFKQNWTHGEISYDFTVRQGVILVDATMESNYNMANLMIRYPRTNTYKDSGMESTS; this comes from the coding sequence ATGGTAAATATTGACCAGCTTTCATTAGCAAGACAGTTGGATTTGGTGTTTAAAGAACTTGATAAGGAACTGTCAGGGTTAGACTCAGGTGTAGTTTTTGTGCAAATACGCAATAATGTAATTGGAAAGTTCGGTATTCGACATAATCCGATTTCTGGACGGAATGGACAAATGGAAACAGAGGATCAGGGGTTAACTGGAAGTCAGCGCTCCTCATTCCGCGCTATGGCACTTGAGACTTTAAAGTTTAAGCAGAACTGGACACATGGAGAAATTTCGTATGACTTCACCGTAAGACAAGGCGTGATTTTGGTGGACGCCACGATGGAATCCAATTACAACATGGCTAACCTTATGATTCGCTACCCTAGAACAAATACATACAAGGATTCAGGAATGGAGTCGACATCTTAA
- a CDS encoding aldose 1-epimerase, whose product MKQVTKGQWNGYDTYILHSRELEITLLPRLGNNIISIRDLVQDRDVVRSPEEDDLAFYLQKPYHFGVPLLVPPGRIHRGRFEYEGVQYQFDQNTANDNHIHGLHRTQSWCVSDIEEDEEGCAITTELLTANEEHWMEQFPVPLKLEMTFRLQNSVLSQRLRVTNLGSTPAPFGMGYHTWFLLDGKPADWTLQLPVSGVYAQNEEQLPTGELEPLGDWNALNQGVSMQGRNWDTILKATEGQAATAQLRRQDGYMLNYSADEQYFKHWVLFTKGESDQFLCIEPYTWLSDAPNLPLTDEQTGLIRLEPEQPVELLTRIEVIAPTKE is encoded by the coding sequence ATGAAACAAGTGACCAAAGGCCAATGGAATGGTTACGACACGTATATCCTACATAGCCGTGAATTGGAGATCACCCTGCTGCCGCGTCTAGGAAACAATATCATCTCGATTCGTGATCTGGTGCAGGATCGTGATGTCGTCCGCAGTCCAGAAGAAGATGATTTAGCATTTTATTTGCAGAAACCTTATCACTTCGGTGTACCTCTATTGGTTCCGCCAGGACGCATACATCGTGGGCGCTTCGAATACGAAGGGGTTCAGTACCAGTTCGATCAGAATACGGCAAATGACAACCATATTCACGGTCTCCATCGTACCCAATCCTGGTGTGTCAGCGACATTGAAGAAGATGAAGAAGGCTGTGCCATTACAACCGAATTGCTGACTGCAAATGAAGAGCATTGGATGGAACAATTTCCGGTGCCTCTGAAGCTCGAAATGACGTTTAGGTTGCAAAACTCCGTACTGAGCCAGCGTCTTCGTGTGACCAACCTGGGTTCGACTCCCGCTCCGTTTGGAATGGGATATCATACATGGTTCCTGCTAGACGGCAAGCCTGCCGATTGGACACTTCAACTACCTGTCTCTGGCGTATATGCTCAGAACGAGGAACAGCTGCCTACGGGTGAGCTTGAGCCTCTTGGAGATTGGAACGCCTTAAATCAAGGTGTAAGTATGCAGGGACGCAACTGGGATACAATTCTCAAAGCTACGGAAGGTCAGGCAGCGACTGCCCAGCTCCGTCGTCAGGATGGATATATGCTGAACTACTCAGCAGATGAACAGTATTTTAAACACTGGGTGCTCTTTACCAAGGGTGAATCCGATCAGTTTCTGTGCATTGAGCCCTACACCTGGCTCTCCGATGCCCCGAACCTGCCTCTGACGGATGAACAAACCGGGTTAATTCGTCTTGAACCTGAACAACCCGTTGAACTTCTCACCCGGATTGAAGTTATTGCTCCTACTAAGGAGTAG
- the trpS gene encoding tryptophan--tRNA ligase produces the protein MKTVLSGIQPSGKLTLGNYIGAIKNFVKLQHDYQCHFMVVDLHAVTVAQEPAALREQSEAVAALFLAAGIDPTKSNVFLQSHVPQHAELGWLMTTLTSMGELERMTQFKDKSSGKDSVGAGLFVYPSLMAADILLYNADLVPVGEDQKQHLELTRDLAGRFNHRYGEYFTIPDPYIPQVGARVMSLDDASSKMSKSNPNAGSYIALLDPPDVIRKKISRATTDSGREVVYDPANKPEVSNLMSIYAECAGITLNEVAERYEGKMYGPFKKELAEVVVSVIEPLQERYREIRESGELAEILETSARRAETVAAKTLHDVKERMGFVPRRTV, from the coding sequence ATGAAAACTGTATTATCTGGAATCCAGCCGAGCGGTAAACTTACGCTGGGCAACTATATTGGTGCAATTAAGAACTTTGTCAAGCTGCAGCATGATTACCAATGCCACTTTATGGTGGTAGATCTCCACGCAGTAACCGTGGCTCAAGAGCCAGCTGCACTGCGTGAACAGTCCGAAGCTGTGGCTGCACTGTTTCTAGCAGCGGGGATCGATCCAACCAAATCAAATGTGTTCCTGCAATCCCATGTTCCTCAGCACGCTGAGCTTGGATGGTTGATGACGACACTGACATCGATGGGTGAACTGGAGCGGATGACCCAGTTCAAGGATAAATCTTCAGGCAAGGACTCGGTTGGGGCAGGCTTGTTCGTATATCCTTCATTGATGGCAGCCGACATTTTGCTGTACAATGCGGATCTCGTTCCTGTAGGAGAGGATCAAAAACAGCATTTGGAACTCACCCGCGATCTGGCAGGCCGTTTCAATCATCGTTATGGTGAATACTTTACCATTCCGGATCCATATATTCCGCAGGTGGGCGCACGTGTGATGTCTTTGGACGATGCTTCCTCAAAAATGAGTAAAAGTAATCCAAATGCGGGCAGCTACATTGCTCTCTTGGACCCACCGGATGTAATCCGCAAAAAAATTAGCCGTGCCACGACGGACTCCGGGCGTGAAGTGGTTTACGATCCGGCCAACAAGCCAGAGGTCAGCAATCTCATGAGCATCTATGCAGAGTGTGCAGGCATTACGCTGAATGAAGTAGCAGAGCGTTACGAGGGTAAAATGTATGGTCCGTTCAAAAAAGAGTTGGCCGAAGTGGTTGTCTCTGTTATTGAACCGTTACAGGAACGATATCGCGAAATTCGTGAATCTGGCGAATTGGCCGAGATTTTGGAGACTTCAGCACGTCGTGCTGAAACCGTCGCTGCCAAAACGCTTCATGATGTGAAAGAACGCATGGGCTTTGTTCCTAGACGTACCGTGTAG